Proteins encoded within one genomic window of Clupea harengus chromosome 10, Ch_v2.0.2, whole genome shotgun sequence:
- the LOC116222070 gene encoding arabinogalactan protein 1-like has translation MATELFQAQGMTGGARWNYQRLVDLKQPGVILPALLDPGLIVELNSASKRVTGQDKYPALHLSDTDTGEGFGLEYQEPGCRPVPLDWGKHRTQKRDEPAALMPPSRVQAPGPAQAPGVTPPSSWTPLSGTPSPGPAPSSSWTPLSGTPSPGPAPSVGYPLSAGALLKQEMPTDDHQEPPAAVELSYALPQRSLLRSAHTGPIK, from the exons ATGGCCACTGAATTGTTCCAGGCCCAGGGCATGACCGGGGGGGCACGATGGAACTACCAACGGCTGGTGGACCTCAAGCAGCCAGGCGTCATACTCCCTGCTTTGCTTGATCCAGGTTTAATAGTGGAGTTGAACTCTGCCTCCAAGAGAGTGACTGGGCAAGACAAGTACCCTGCACTCCAcctctctgacacagacaccGGAGAGGGGTTTGGACTGGAGTACCAAGAACCAGGATGCCGTCCAGTCCCTCTGGATTGGggcaaacacagaacacaaaagaGAGATGAACCTGCTGCTCTTATGCCTCCGTCCCGTGTGCAGGCACCCGGTCCAGCCCAAGCCCCAGGAGTGACACCCCCCTCCAGCTGGACGCCACTCTCTGGCACACCATCCCCTGGACCAGCACCATCCTCCAGCTGGACACCGCTCTCTGGCACACCATCCCCTGGACCAGCACCATCCGTTGGCTATCCGCTCTCTGCTGGTGCACTGCTAAAGCAGGAGATGCCAACAGACGACCACCAGGAACCTCCTGCAGCAGTGG AACTCTCATATGCCCTACCCCAGCGGTCCTTGCTGAGGAGTGCCCACACTGGACCCATTAAGTAA